In one Spirosoma rigui genomic region, the following are encoded:
- a CDS encoding SDR family NAD(P)-dependent oxidoreductase, which produces MEHSLAGKTALVTGGASGIGKAVALLYAQHGANVLVSDLDAEKGQVVVEQIKGMDVQSHFVLADVGDPSDCERLVNEAVNRYGKLDIACNNAGIGGELNMTADYSLEGWQKIININLNSVFFCLKYQLAQMVKQGHGSIVNMASILGQVGTPNSPGYVAAKHAVVGLTKTAALEYAQKGIRVNAVGPAYIDTPLLSVLPDEARQQLIAMHPIGRLGKSEEVAELVIWLSSDKASFVTGSYYPVDGGYLAH; this is translated from the coding sequence ATGGAACATTCACTAGCGGGAAAAACCGCCCTCGTTACAGGGGGCGCTTCGGGCATTGGTAAAGCGGTTGCGCTCCTTTACGCACAGCATGGGGCCAACGTACTGGTTTCTGACCTCGATGCCGAAAAGGGGCAGGTGGTGGTCGAACAGATTAAAGGGATGGACGTTCAGAGCCATTTCGTACTGGCCGACGTGGGTGATCCGTCGGACTGCGAGCGGCTGGTCAACGAAGCGGTTAACCGCTATGGCAAGCTGGATATTGCCTGCAATAACGCCGGTATTGGCGGTGAACTGAACATGACCGCCGACTATAGTCTGGAGGGCTGGCAGAAAATTATCAATATCAATCTCAACAGCGTTTTTTTCTGTCTGAAATATCAACTGGCACAGATGGTTAAACAGGGCCACGGTAGTATCGTGAACATGGCGTCGATTCTGGGGCAGGTTGGTACACCCAACTCGCCGGGCTACGTAGCCGCCAAGCATGCGGTGGTGGGACTAACGAAAACGGCCGCGCTCGAATACGCCCAGAAAGGGATTCGCGTCAACGCTGTTGGCCCTGCTTACATCGATACACCCCTGCTGTCAGTACTCCCCGACGAAGCGCGGCAGCAACTGATTGCCATGCACCCCATCGGGCGGTTAGGGAAGTCGGAAGAAGTAGCAGAACTGGTGATCTGGCTCTCCTCCGACAAGGCTTCGTTCGTAACGGGTTCGTACTACCCCGTTGATGGGGGCTATCTGGCTCACTAG
- a CDS encoding CehA/McbA family metallohydrolase domain-containing protein, producing the protein MGHAFAIGASDRVRQRDCYYLFDEVFDKVYQRGGMTGYAHQAEAFHGYRSLILDGLRGKVDALELLQFCVDEYLMHTEHYYHLLDLSIRLTATAGSDFPWCGQDHGHGPPERSSHIGNARFYTRLNGPLTFAN; encoded by the coding sequence TTGGGCCATGCCTTCGCCATCGGTGCGTCGGACCGGGTTCGACAGCGCGATTGCTATTATCTCTTCGATGAAGTGTTCGATAAAGTCTATCAGCGCGGAGGAATGACGGGGTATGCCCACCAGGCCGAGGCATTCCACGGCTATCGGAGTCTCATCCTCGACGGTCTACGGGGCAAAGTCGACGCGCTCGAGTTGCTGCAGTTTTGTGTGGATGAGTACCTGATGCATACCGAACACTACTACCACCTCCTGGACCTGAGTATTCGGCTTACCGCCACGGCAGGCTCGGATTTCCCCTGGTGCGGACAGGACCACGGACACGGCCCACCCGAACGGTCGTCTCACATTGGCAATGCCCGTTTCTACACCCGGCTCAATGGCCCGCTTACCTTTGCCAACTAG
- a CDS encoding ABC transporter ATP-binding protein: protein MEIVAEQIGKKYRKEWIFRRIDLTLKAGSSYTFVGPNGSGKSTLLQLLAGSLPATEGTLTYALNGRTLDPDNWFRQVSVAAPYLELVEELTLDELLTFHQTFKPFKNGLTIGTIADRLLLGHARNKEIKYFSSGMKQRVKLGLAFFSQSPVVILDEPTANLDRQGALWYHDEVRQLDPNQLLLIGSNQPEEYDFCRNIIDVTAWK from the coding sequence ATGGAAATTGTTGCGGAGCAGATAGGCAAGAAGTACCGGAAAGAGTGGATTTTCCGGCGCATCGACCTGACGCTCAAAGCAGGGTCGAGTTACACGTTTGTTGGACCAAACGGAAGCGGAAAATCGACCTTGCTTCAATTACTGGCTGGTAGCCTGCCCGCCACGGAAGGCACGCTGACGTACGCGCTGAATGGCCGGACGCTGGACCCCGACAACTGGTTCCGGCAGGTGAGCGTGGCCGCTCCTTACCTGGAGCTGGTGGAAGAACTCACGCTCGACGAACTGCTGACGTTTCACCAGACGTTCAAGCCCTTTAAAAACGGGTTAACCATTGGTACGATTGCCGACCGGCTACTCCTCGGCCACGCCCGGAACAAAGAAATTAAGTACTTCTCATCGGGGATGAAGCAGCGCGTAAAACTCGGGCTGGCCTTCTTCTCCCAATCGCCGGTCGTTATCCTCGACGAACCAACCGCCAACCTCGACCGGCAGGGTGCGCTCTGGTACCACGACGAAGTACGCCAACTCGATCCCAATCAGTTGCTGCTGATCGGCTCCAACCAGCCCGAAGAGTACGACTTCTGCAGAAACATCATTGACGTAACGGCCTGGAAATAA
- the lpxA gene encoding acyl-ACP--UDP-N-acetylglucosamine O-acyltransferase gives MIQPLAYIHPEAKIAQNVVVEPFAIIHKDVEVSEGTWIGSHAVINEGARIGRNCKIYPGAVISATPQDLKFKNEYTRTFIGDNTTIREYATISRGTEEHWRTEIGKDCLIMAYAHVAHDCRIGNNCLIINNVQMGGHVHMGDWAIVGGSSSVHQWVKIGAHAMISGGSLVRKDVPPFTKAAREPLSYTGINSIGLRRRGFDNEKINQIQEIYRYIYMRGLNNADALTRIELELPPSDERDEIVNFIRSSERGIMKGPSSGGDRD, from the coding sequence ATGATTCAACCATTAGCCTACATTCACCCCGAAGCCAAAATCGCGCAAAACGTGGTGGTCGAGCCGTTTGCTATCATCCACAAGGACGTTGAGGTAAGTGAAGGAACGTGGATTGGCTCCCATGCGGTGATCAACGAAGGTGCCCGGATCGGGCGGAACTGCAAGATCTATCCCGGTGCGGTCATATCGGCAACACCACAGGATCTGAAGTTCAAAAATGAGTATACCCGCACCTTCATTGGCGATAATACTACCATTCGGGAGTATGCGACCATCAGCCGGGGTACTGAAGAACACTGGCGAACCGAGATCGGTAAAGATTGCCTCATCATGGCCTACGCCCACGTAGCCCACGATTGTCGTATTGGTAACAACTGCCTGATCATCAATAACGTGCAGATGGGTGGTCACGTTCACATGGGCGACTGGGCCATCGTTGGCGGGTCGAGTTCGGTGCACCAGTGGGTCAAAATTGGGGCGCATGCCATGATATCAGGTGGGTCGCTGGTCCGTAAGGATGTGCCCCCGTTTACGAAAGCGGCCCGGGAACCGCTCTCGTATACCGGTATCAATTCCATCGGTCTGCGTCGACGGGGGTTCGATAACGAAAAAATCAACCAGATTCAGGAGATTTACCGCTATATCTACATGCGGGGTCTTAACAATGCCGATGCCCTCACCCGCATTGAACTCGAATTGCCCCCTTCCGACGAGCGTGACGAAATCGTGAATTTTATCCGGTCGTCGGAGCGCGGCATCATGAAAGGCCCATCGTCGGGTGGGGATCGGGACTAA
- a CDS encoding bifunctional UDP-3-O-[3-hydroxymyristoyl] N-acetylglucosamine deacetylase/3-hydroxyacyl-ACP dehydratase — MNTKQQTIQKAVSVSGVGLHTGVSATMTFLPAPSNHGYKFQRIDLPGSPIVDADVDNVVDLSRGTTIEQSGARIHTVEHTLAALVGLQIDNVLIQLDGPEPPIMDGSSIQFINALREAGIEEQNATRNYFEVNEYVHFRNPEKDIELAALPLNDYRLTVMVDYNSRVISSQHAYLNDISQFPEQIANCRTFVFLHELEALYKQNLIKGGDLTNAIVIVDREVKEGELDYLADLLHKPKVSVNKNDGILNNLELHYPNEMARHKLLDMVGDLALIGRPIKAQILAARPGHAANVAFAKKIKKLIQKNAANQVPQYDPKQPPVLDINRISQLLPHRYPFQMIDKIIALDENSVVGIKNVTMNEPFFAGHFPGNPVMPGVMQLEAMAQTGGILVLSTVSDPENYWPFLVGIENCRFRRNVLPGDTVIFKCAFTTPMKRGIVKMQGRGYVNDHLVCEADMIASLVKKK; from the coding sequence ATGAATACAAAACAACAGACCATCCAGAAGGCCGTCTCGGTATCGGGTGTGGGATTGCACACGGGCGTTTCGGCAACGATGACGTTCCTGCCCGCACCATCCAATCACGGTTATAAGTTTCAGCGCATCGATCTACCCGGAAGCCCCATCGTGGATGCTGATGTCGATAATGTTGTTGATCTCTCGCGCGGTACAACCATTGAACAAAGTGGGGCGCGGATTCACACGGTCGAGCACACGCTGGCAGCGCTGGTGGGGCTACAGATCGATAACGTACTTATCCAGCTGGATGGTCCCGAGCCACCCATCATGGATGGTTCATCGATCCAGTTCATTAACGCCCTGCGCGAAGCGGGAATTGAAGAGCAGAACGCGACCCGCAACTATTTTGAAGTCAACGAATACGTTCACTTCCGCAATCCTGAGAAAGACATTGAACTGGCGGCCCTGCCACTCAACGATTATCGCCTGACGGTGATGGTCGATTACAACTCACGGGTTATCAGCAGCCAGCACGCCTACCTGAACGACATCAGTCAGTTCCCCGAACAGATCGCCAACTGCCGTACTTTCGTGTTCCTGCACGAACTGGAGGCACTGTACAAACAGAATCTGATCAAGGGTGGTGACCTGACCAATGCCATCGTCATCGTGGACCGGGAAGTAAAAGAAGGGGAGCTGGATTACCTGGCCGACCTGCTCCACAAACCGAAAGTAAGCGTCAACAAGAACGACGGTATCCTTAATAACCTGGAGCTTCACTACCCCAACGAGATGGCTCGCCACAAGCTGCTCGATATGGTGGGTGACTTGGCGTTAATCGGGCGACCCATCAAAGCGCAGATTCTGGCGGCCCGGCCCGGCCATGCTGCCAACGTAGCGTTCGCGAAGAAGATCAAGAAGCTCATTCAGAAGAATGCCGCCAATCAGGTACCCCAGTACGATCCCAAGCAACCACCGGTACTGGACATCAACCGGATTTCGCAGCTGCTGCCCCACCGCTATCCTTTCCAGATGATCGACAAGATCATCGCACTGGACGAGAACAGCGTTGTCGGGATCAAGAACGTAACCATGAACGAGCCCTTCTTTGCGGGCCACTTCCCCGGCAACCCCGTCATGCCCGGTGTTATGCAGCTCGAGGCAATGGCCCAAACCGGTGGCATCCTGGTTCTCAGTACCGTTTCTGACCCCGAAAACTACTGGCCGTTTCTGGTTGGTATCGAAAACTGCCGGTTCCGGCGCAACGTTCTGCCGGGTGACACCGTAATCTTTAAATGTGCCTTCACAACACCCATGAAACGGGGTATTGTGAAAATGCAGGGCCGGGGTTACGTCAATGACCACCTGGTTTGTGAAGCCGACATGATTGCCAGTTTAGTAAAGAAGAAATGA
- the lpxD gene encoding UDP-3-O-(3-hydroxymyristoyl)glucosamine N-acyltransferase has translation MELTVKQIATLLEGEVAGNDLLKISSLAKIEEGKPGDISFLANPKYESFLYSTQASAVIVNRSFQPQKPVSPALIFVENSYSAFTRLLEEYHRHISFARVGVEEPVFMGEGTSLGSEIYRGAFSYIGRNCQIGNNVKIYPHAYVGDNVRIGDNTIIHPGARILNNCLIGRYCVIHPGAVIGSEGFGFAPQPDGTYKTIPQLGNVIVEDYVNVGAGTTIDCATMGSTVIRLGAKLDNLVQIGHNVEIGRHTVVAAQTGIAGSTKIGDKCIIGGQVGFAGHLTIANGTKVGAQSGVGKSVKEEGVSLNGSTAFLMRDNMRSQAIFRRLPELERRLEELEKKTDK, from the coding sequence GCTTAGCAAAGATTGAAGAAGGGAAGCCAGGCGATATTTCGTTTCTGGCGAATCCAAAATATGAGTCGTTTCTGTATTCAACGCAGGCTTCCGCGGTGATCGTGAATCGATCGTTTCAACCGCAAAAGCCGGTATCACCCGCCCTGATTTTTGTAGAAAATTCCTATTCAGCCTTCACCCGTCTGCTCGAAGAATACCACCGGCACATTAGTTTTGCCCGCGTAGGTGTCGAGGAGCCCGTATTTATGGGCGAGGGCACGTCGCTTGGCAGCGAAATCTACCGGGGGGCGTTTTCCTACATCGGGCGTAACTGCCAGATCGGTAATAACGTTAAAATATACCCGCATGCCTACGTGGGTGACAACGTCCGGATTGGTGATAACACCATTATTCACCCCGGTGCGCGGATTCTTAATAACTGCCTAATTGGTCGGTACTGTGTGATCCACCCGGGAGCCGTCATTGGCAGCGAAGGCTTTGGCTTTGCTCCGCAGCCCGACGGAACCTACAAGACAATACCGCAACTGGGCAACGTCATCGTTGAAGATTACGTAAACGTAGGAGCGGGTACCACCATCGACTGCGCGACTATGGGCTCTACGGTGATCCGGCTCGGGGCCAAACTGGACAACCTGGTTCAGATTGGTCACAACGTCGAAATTGGCCGGCATACGGTGGTAGCTGCCCAGACGGGCATTGCCGGTTCGACCAAGATTGGCGACAAATGCATCATTGGCGGACAGGTTGGCTTCGCCGGCCATTTGACCATTGCCAACGGGACCAAAGTAGGGGCTCAGTCGGGCGTGGGCAAGTCGGTGAAGGAAGAGGGCGTGTCGCTGAATGGGTCAACGGCGTTTCTCATGCGTGATAATATGCGGTCGCAGGCTATTTTTCGCCGGTTGCCCGAACTGGAGCGTCGTTTAGAAGAATTAGAGAAGAAAACAGACAAATAG